A single window of Pyrus communis chromosome 10, drPyrComm1.1, whole genome shotgun sequence DNA harbors:
- the LOC137746754 gene encoding serpin-ZX-like produces MYLKKTISNLTDVALRITKQLLTTEGKGKNMVYSPLSLQVLLSSVTAGSKGPTKKQLLSFLKSKSSDELNSHFSHLVPLVLSDGSTRGGPCVNCANSLWVEQSLTVKPSFKRMLVNDYNAVIKEVSFGTDPDKARVQVNSWTKKETKGLIPEALPPGSVDENTMLLLLNTIYFKGVWSDQFDPSATKERKFRLLDGSTVEAPFMIESYGWHYVKAFDDFKVSKLPYKQGKDKERRFSMYFLLPNSRSGLPALVERVCSEPEFLDCHLPEIQREPGALKIPKFKIKSNFLASEILMKLGLVLPFDGNGDFSEIVESGIGDAEIIHKSVIEVDEGGTKAAAVSIVHCGEADCAGQLIKTIDFVADHPFMFFIREEITGTVLFIGHVLNPLEE; encoded by the coding sequence ATGTATCTCAAAAAAACCATCAGCAACCTAACCGATGTCGCACTCAGAATTACCAAGCAGCTGCTCACGAccgaaggcaaagggaagaacATGGTGTACTCGCCGCTGTCCCTCCAGGTCCTGTTGTCTTCGGTAACTGCAGGATCTAAGGGTCCAACCAAGAAACAGTTGCTCTCTTTCCTCAAGTCCAAGTCCTCCGATGAACTCAACTCCCACTTCTCCCATCTTGTCCCTCTGGTCTTGTCCGACGGATCCACTAGAGGTGGTCCCTGCGTGAACTGTGCCAATAGCCTTTGGGTTGAGCAGTCTCTCACTGTCAAACCTTCTTTCAAACGCATGTTGGTCAATGATTACAATGCGGTCATCAAAGAAGTTAGCTTTGGAACCGACCCTGACAAAGCGCGGGTTCAAGTGAACTCATGGACCAAAAAGGAGACGAAGGGCCTTATCCCTGAGGCTCTCCCTCCTGGGTCAGTTGATGAAAATACCATGCTTTTACTTTTAAATACGATATACTTCAAGGGAGTTTGGAGCGATCAGTTTGATCCATCGGCGACAAAAGAGCGCAAATTTCGCCTTCTCGATGGTAGTACTGTTGAGGCGCCGTTCATGATAGAAAGCTACGGATGGCATTATGTGAAAGCCTTTGACGACTTCAAAGTCTCAAAGCTTCCTTACAAGCAAGGCAAAGACAAGGAGAGGCGGTTTTCTATGTACTTTTTACTTCCAAATTCAAGAAGTGGGCTCCCAGCTTTGGTCGAGAGAGTTTGTTCTGAACCTGAATTCTTAGATTGCCATCTCCCCGAAATACAACGTGAACCTGGGGCCTTGAAAATCCCAAAGTTTAAGATTAAGTCTAACTTTTTAGCTTCCGAAATACTCATGAAGTTAGGACTGGTGTTGCCTTTCGACGGTAATGGTGATTTCAGTGAGATAGTGGAGTCGGGCATTGGTGACGCCGAAATAATCCACAAGTCCGTCATTGAAGTTGACGAAGGTGGTACAAAAGCTGCAGCTGTTTCTATTGTTCACTGTGGTGAGGCAGATTGTGCTGGACAACTGATTAAAACCATAGACTTTGTGGCTGATCACCCATTCATGTTTTTTATCAGAGAGGAAATAACTGGAACTGTTTTGTTCATTGGTCACGTGCTCAATCCACTTGAAGAATGA
- the LOC137749030 gene encoding nudix hydrolase 16, mitochondrial-like, translating into MCDIVARTGRHQQRYEAGCRLVAGCIPFRYKNSDETDEANSEKIIEVLMINSPSGPGLLFPKGGWENDETVEEAAAREAVEEAGVRGELMGFLGYYYFKSKTHQDEFSPEGVCKAAMFALFVKEELESWPEQSTRNRTWLTVAEAIVSCRHAWMRDALVEGFSKWHAEKMTGTG; encoded by the exons ATGTGTGATATAGTGGCCCGTACGGGTCGGCATCAGCAACGCTACGAGGCCGGTTGTCGCCTTGTTGCCGG GTGTATTCCATTTAGATACAAAAATTCTGATGAGACTGATGAGGCCAATTCTGAGAAGATCATTGAGGTGCTTATGATTAACTCACCTAGTGGACCAGGTCTTTTGTTTCCAAAG GGAGGCTGGGAGAATGATGAAACTGTTGAGGAGGCTGCCGCAAGGGAAGCAGTGGAAGAAGCTGGAGTTCGAGGAGAGCTAATG GGTTTCCTGgggtattattattttaagagCAAAACACACCAGGATGAGTTCAGTCCGGAAGGTGTGTGTAAAGCTGCTATGTTTGCCTTGTTTGTCAAGGAGGAGCTTGAGTCATGGCCCGAACAGAGCACCCGAAACAGAACATGGCTGACTGTCGCAGAGGCTATCGTGAGTTGCCGGCATGCATGGATGAGGGATGCCCTGGTGGAAGGCTTCTCAAAGTGGCATGCAGAAAAGATGACAGGTACGGGGTAG
- the LOC137748678 gene encoding putative dynamin-related protein 4A isoform X2 has translation MPSSDMEGNRKQTKLGSKTTTSSSSSTTTTFKDERSSAALVVGAEHAVPHNVVEDAPIVSSYNDKIRPLLDAVDKLRNLMVMEEGIQLPTIVVVGDQSSGKSSVLESLAGISLPRGHGICTRVPLVMRLQHHSSREPELSLQYNGRVEHTDEDNISEDIVNATNLIAGEGKGISDTPLTLLVKKKGVPDLTMVDLPGITRVPINGQPEDICDQIKNMIKGYIKPEECIILNVLSATVDFPTCESIQMSQTADKTGERTLAVVTKVDKAPEGLLEKVTADDVNIGLGYVCVRNRIGDETYEEARANADRLFRLHPLLSKIDKSMVGIHVLADKLVQIQAASIARNLPDIVKKINDKLNSCISELKKMPKSLSSDAEAITAFMHIIGVSKESLRKILVRGEFDEYPGDKRMHCTARLVEMLNQYSDELLKCNESDPTVNFLTEEIRILEEAKVERCKPCEQGHGDGDCGRASRT, from the exons ATGCCATCATCGGACATGGAAGGAAATAGGAAGCAAACAAAACTTGGTTCAAAAACCACCacctcatcatcttcatcaaccACAACCACTTTCAAAGATGAACGTTCATCGGCAGCACTCGTTGTTGGAGCAGAACATGCTGTACCGCACAACGTCGTTGAGGACGCGCCTATCGTGTCATCCTACAACGATAAAATCCGTCCGCTGCTCGATGCAGTTGACAAGCTGCGTAACCTTATGGTTATGGAGGAAGGTATACAGCTCCCCACCATTGTTGTTGTCGGAGACCAGTCGTCCGGCAAATCTAGCGTCCTCGAGTCCCTTGCCGGCATCAGCCTGCCACGTGGACACGGTATCTGCACCAGGGTGCCTCTCGTAATGAGGCTTCAACACCATTCCAGTCGTGAACCGGAGCTCTCCTTGCAGTACAATGGCAGAGTGGAGCACACTGACGAGGACAACATTTCTGAAGACATTGTCAATGCTACTAATTTGATTGCCGGTGAAGGTAAGGGTATTTCAGATACCCCATTGACTTTGCTTGTGAAAAAGAAGGGCGTGCCTGATTTGACCATGGTTGATCTCCCTGGAATCACTAGGGTTCCAATCAATGGCCAGCCTGAGGATATTtgtgatcaaattaaaaatatgatcAAGGGGTATATAAAACCAGAAGAGTGCATCATACTGAACGTGTTGTCTGCTACTGTTGATTTTCCTACTTGTGAGTCGATTCAGATGTCACAGACTGCTGATAAAACCGGTGAGAGGACTCTTGCTGTGGTCACCAAGGTTGATAAAGCACCAGAAGGGCTCCTCGAGAAGGTTACAGCTGATGATGTCAACATTGGTCTAGGTTATGTCTGCGTGCGGAACCGGATCGGAGATGAAACGTACGAGGAGGCAAGGGCAAATGCCGACCGACTGTTTCGACTTCATCCTCTTCTTTCAAAGATTGATAAGTCTATGGTGGGAATTCATGTTTTGGCTGACAAGTTGGTGCAAATTCAAGCTGCTAGCATAGCCAGGAACTTGCCTGATATCGTcaagaagatcaatgacaagCTCAACTCTTGCATTTCAGAGCTCAAGAAAATGCCAAAGAGTCTATCCTCCGATGCTGAGGCTATCACTGCTTTCATGCATATCATTGGAGTATCCAAAGAATCCCTCAGGAAAATTCTtgttagaggagaatttgacGAGTACCCGGGTGACAAGCGCATGCATTGCACCGCTAGGCTGGTTGAGATGCTCAATCAGTACTCGGATGAACTTCTTAAGTGCAATGAAAGTGACCCAACAGTTAATTTCTTGACCGAGGAGATTAGGATTTTGGAGGAAGCAAAAG TTGAACGTTGCAAACCTTGTGAACAAGGACATGGAGATGGAGATTGTGGGAGAGCTAGTCGGACCTAA
- the LOC137748678 gene encoding dynamin-related protein 4C-like isoform X1, with protein sequence MPSSDMEGNRKQTKLGSKTTTSSSSSTTTTFKDERSSAALVVGAEHAVPHNVVEDAPIVSSYNDKIRPLLDAVDKLRNLMVMEEGIQLPTIVVVGDQSSGKSSVLESLAGISLPRGHGICTRVPLVMRLQHHSSREPELSLQYNGRVEHTDEDNISEDIVNATNLIAGEGKGISDTPLTLLVKKKGVPDLTMVDLPGITRVPINGQPEDICDQIKNMIKGYIKPEECIILNVLSATVDFPTCESIQMSQTADKTGERTLAVVTKVDKAPEGLLEKVTADDVNIGLGYVCVRNRIGDETYEEARANADRLFRLHPLLSKIDKSMVGIHVLADKLVQIQAASIARNLPDIVKKINDKLNSCISELKKMPKSLSSDAEAITAFMHIIGVSKESLRKILVRGEFDEYPGDKRMHCTARLVEMLNQYSDELLKCNESDPTVNFLTEEIRILEEAKGITLPNFLPRNAFLSILQGKVRGISDIPIRFVEQVWSYIEDVVLAVLMHNTQDYYHLHLATKRAGHNLIAKMKEKSINWILEIVEMEKQTDYTCNPEYAAECSRLMTKQNAFLDGLNDEKRPSKIVIEGIGEVEVEGLRKYKRVDLSQAYDLKMRMTAYWKVVLRRLVDSMALHLQLNVANLVNKDMEMEIVGELVGPNHGCGIEKMLEESPSTAVKREKLNKSIKKLKDSKEVVGKIMDGVITYAG encoded by the coding sequence ATGCCATCATCGGACATGGAAGGAAATAGGAAGCAAACAAAACTTGGTTCAAAAACCACCacctcatcatcttcatcaaccACAACCACTTTCAAAGATGAACGTTCATCGGCAGCACTCGTTGTTGGAGCAGAACATGCTGTACCGCACAACGTCGTTGAGGACGCGCCTATCGTGTCATCCTACAACGATAAAATCCGTCCGCTGCTCGATGCAGTTGACAAGCTGCGTAACCTTATGGTTATGGAGGAAGGTATACAGCTCCCCACCATTGTTGTTGTCGGAGACCAGTCGTCCGGCAAATCTAGCGTCCTCGAGTCCCTTGCCGGCATCAGCCTGCCACGTGGACACGGTATCTGCACCAGGGTGCCTCTCGTAATGAGGCTTCAACACCATTCCAGTCGTGAACCGGAGCTCTCCTTGCAGTACAATGGCAGAGTGGAGCACACTGACGAGGACAACATTTCTGAAGACATTGTCAATGCTACTAATTTGATTGCCGGTGAAGGTAAGGGTATTTCAGATACCCCATTGACTTTGCTTGTGAAAAAGAAGGGCGTGCCTGATTTGACCATGGTTGATCTCCCTGGAATCACTAGGGTTCCAATCAATGGCCAGCCTGAGGATATTtgtgatcaaattaaaaatatgatcAAGGGGTATATAAAACCAGAAGAGTGCATCATACTGAACGTGTTGTCTGCTACTGTTGATTTTCCTACTTGTGAGTCGATTCAGATGTCACAGACTGCTGATAAAACCGGTGAGAGGACTCTTGCTGTGGTCACCAAGGTTGATAAAGCACCAGAAGGGCTCCTCGAGAAGGTTACAGCTGATGATGTCAACATTGGTCTAGGTTATGTCTGCGTGCGGAACCGGATCGGAGATGAAACGTACGAGGAGGCAAGGGCAAATGCCGACCGACTGTTTCGACTTCATCCTCTTCTTTCAAAGATTGATAAGTCTATGGTGGGAATTCATGTTTTGGCTGACAAGTTGGTGCAAATTCAAGCTGCTAGCATAGCCAGGAACTTGCCTGATATCGTcaagaagatcaatgacaagCTCAACTCTTGCATTTCAGAGCTCAAGAAAATGCCAAAGAGTCTATCCTCCGATGCTGAGGCTATCACTGCTTTCATGCATATCATTGGAGTATCCAAAGAATCCCTCAGGAAAATTCTtgttagaggagaatttgacGAGTACCCGGGTGACAAGCGCATGCATTGCACCGCTAGGCTGGTTGAGATGCTCAATCAGTACTCGGATGAACTTCTTAAGTGCAATGAAAGTGACCCAACAGTTAATTTCTTGACCGAGGAGATTAGGATTTTGGAGGAAGCAAAAGGTATCACTCTTCCTAATTTTCTTCCGCGCAACgcttttctttccattttgcAGGGAAAAGTGAGAGGGATTTCAGATATACCCATCAGGTTTGTTGAGCAGGTGTGGAGTTATATTGAGGATGTGGTTCTTGCTGTGCTAATGCATAATACACAAGACTATTATCATCTCCATTTGGCCACCAAAAGAGCTGGCCATAATCTCATagcaaaaatgaaagaaaagtcAATCAACTGGATCTTGGAGATTGTGGAAATGGAGAAACAAACTGATTACACTTGTAATCCTGAATATGCAGCTGAATGTAGTAGGCTTATGACCAAGCAGAATGCCTTCCTAGACGGTTTGAACGACGAGAAACGTCCTTCCAAGATAGTTATAGAGGGTATTGGGGAGGTTGAAGTTGAAGGCCTGAGGAAGTATAAACGTGTTGATCTATCTCAGGCTTACGACTTGAAAATGCGGATGACTGCCTATTGGAAGGTTGTTCTGAGAAGGCTTGTTGATAGTATGGCTTTGCATTTGCAGTTGAACGTTGCAAACCTTGTGAACAAGGACATGGAGATGGAGATTGTGGGAGAGCTAGTCGGACCTAATCACGGCTGTGGGATTGAAAAGATGCTGGAGGAATCTCCATCAACTGCAGTCAAGCGTGAGAAGCTCAACAAGAGCATAAAAAAGCTCAAGGATTCGAAAGAGGTGGTTGGTAAGATCATGGACGGCGTTATAACTTATGCTGGTTAA